A DNA window from Chlamydia felis Fe/C-56 contains the following coding sequences:
- the nqrF gene encoding NADH:ubiquinone reductase (Na(+)-transporting) subunit F translates to MTWLSGLYFISIASLVFCVIGLILSGVILISRKLLVKIHPCKLKINNDDSLTKTVDSGHSLLSSLLDSGIPIPSPCGGKATCKQCKVKIVKGADQPLETDRATFSKRQLEQGWRLSCQTKVQHDMNLEIEERYLNASSWEGTVVSNDNVATFIKELVVSVSPEHPIPFKPGGYLQISVPAYKTNTSDWKQTMAPEYHSDWERFNLFNQIIDNSLLESGSANKAYSLASYPAELPVIKFNIRIATPPFINNAPSPNIPWGVCSSYIFSLKPGDKITVSGPYGESFMKENNRPLIFLIGGAGSSFGRSHILDLLLDKHSTRDITLWYGARSLKENIYQEEYEKLEKDFPNFHYHLVLSEPLAEDIASGWDKNDPEKTNFLFRAFELGQLSKLSNPEDYLYYVCGPPLHNSSILKLLDNYGVERSSIILDDFGN, encoded by the coding sequence ATGACTTGGCTTTCAGGCCTATATTTCATCAGCATTGCTAGTTTAGTATTTTGTGTTATAGGTTTGATACTTTCTGGGGTTATTCTTATTTCCCGAAAACTCCTAGTAAAAATTCATCCTTGCAAGCTAAAAATTAACAACGACGACTCTCTTACAAAAACAGTCGACAGCGGTCATTCACTACTATCTTCTCTGCTAGACTCTGGTATTCCCATCCCGTCTCCATGTGGGGGAAAGGCCACATGCAAACAGTGCAAGGTAAAAATAGTAAAAGGCGCAGATCAGCCTCTAGAGACAGATCGTGCGACTTTTTCTAAGAGGCAGCTAGAACAAGGCTGGCGTCTTTCCTGCCAAACAAAAGTTCAGCACGATATGAATCTGGAAATCGAAGAGCGTTATCTCAATGCTTCTTCTTGGGAAGGTACGGTCGTTTCCAATGATAATGTCGCAACATTTATCAAAGAGCTTGTTGTTTCTGTGAGTCCAGAACATCCCATCCCCTTTAAACCCGGGGGATATCTACAAATTAGCGTTCCTGCGTATAAGACCAATACTTCTGATTGGAAGCAAACTATGGCTCCTGAATATCATAGTGATTGGGAGCGTTTTAATTTATTTAATCAAATTATAGATAATAGTCTTCTAGAGTCAGGTTCTGCAAACAAAGCATATTCTCTAGCATCGTATCCTGCAGAACTTCCTGTGATTAAATTCAATATCCGTATTGCTACGCCTCCATTTATTAATAATGCTCCCTCCCCAAATATCCCTTGGGGAGTCTGTTCCTCCTATATTTTTTCACTAAAGCCTGGAGATAAGATTACCGTTTCTGGTCCTTACGGTGAATCTTTTATGAAAGAAAATAACCGCCCTCTAATTTTCTTAATTGGTGGAGCGGGATCTTCATTTGGTAGAAGTCATATTTTAGATCTCTTATTAGACAAGCACTCCACAAGAGATATCACCCTGTGGTATGGAGCGCGCTCTTTAAAAGAAAATATCTATCAAGAGGAATACGAGAAATTAGAAAAGGATTTTCCTAATTTCCACTACCATTTAGTGCTATCAGAGCCCTTAGCTGAAGATATTGCCTCAGGTTGGGATAAGAATGATCCTGAGAAAACAAATTTTCTATTCCGAGCTTTTGAGCTTGGTCAGCTAAGTAAACTAAGTAATCCCGAAGACTATTTATATTATGTATGCGGTCCGCCACTCCATAACAGTAGTATTCTAAAATTACTCGATAACTACGGTGTTGAGCGTTCTTCCATAATCCTCGATGATTTCGGAAACTAG
- the yajC gene encoding preprotein translocase subunit YajC — MFSRLFPCFLFLMSTSTLLADEDGSQVKSTFAQPAVMLGIAILFFYFILWRPEQKRRKAMEKRKNELAKGDKVTAMGILGTIDEIREHTVVLNIASGKIEILKAAISEILKPDGTKA; from the coding sequence ATGTTCTCTCGTTTATTCCCGTGTTTTTTATTTCTTATGAGCACATCAACTCTGCTAGCAGATGAAGACGGCTCTCAAGTAAAAAGTACTTTTGCTCAACCTGCAGTAATGCTAGGCATTGCTATTTTGTTCTTCTATTTCATTTTATGGCGTCCCGAACAAAAACGTAGAAAAGCTATGGAAAAACGCAAAAATGAACTTGCGAAAGGCGATAAAGTTACTGCTATGGGAATCTTAGGGACTATTGACGAAATCCGAGAACATACTGTAGTTCTTAATATTGCCTCTGGAAAAATTGAGATACTAAAAGCAGCTATTTCTGAGATTTTAAAGCCGGATGGGACTAAGGCATAA
- a CDS encoding histone: MALKDTAKKMKDLLESIQHDLEKAERGNKAAAQRVRTDSIKLEKVAKLYRKESIKAEKSGLMKRKPAAKAKKSAAPKKAAKPAPQPKVKAKAKPKAKAAPKAKAPAKKTSAKSKAKKISKSRSLRK, translated from the coding sequence ATGGCGCTAAAAGATACGGCAAAAAAAATGAAAGATCTGTTGGAAAGTATCCAACATGACTTAGAAAAAGCCGAAAGAGGAAACAAAGCAGCGGCTCAGCGAGTACGTACGGACTCCATCAAACTAGAGAAAGTAGCTAAGCTATACAGAAAAGAATCGATTAAAGCTGAAAAGTCTGGCTTAATGAAACGCAAGCCTGCAGCAAAAGCAAAAAAAAGTGCAGCTCCTAAAAAGGCAGCAAAACCAGCACCTCAGCCTAAGGTAAAAGCTAAAGCTAAACCAAAAGCTAAAGCAGCTCCTAAAGCAAAAGCCCCAGCAAAAAAGACTTCTGCTAAATCAAAAGCTAAAAAAATCTCTAAATCTCGCTCACTAAGAAAATAA
- the rlmD gene encoding 23S rRNA (uracil(1939)-C(5))-methyltransferase RlmD: protein MPTVMNCKHLGICGGCSSPQSAYADSLKAKEHILHELFSPIFPSSDILPVIPCDPLLRGRNKMEFSFFQTKEGEKSLGFITPTKPKQGVPITDCLMIHEHAMDILNLTRTWWEDHPELTAYYPPFNKGSLCTLTVRIGSPERTLMVILTTSAREEYAVDKEIIEEWMNSLIHSALPIVSIVWEEKVSAINSPTHFRSHLLYGEPFIKQTLTLPKDGNSGVFHVRPRSFFQPQSLQGAKIIEIAKEFMDPQGCETLLDLYCGAGTIGIMLSTYVKKVIGVEIVPDAVESAKENILINKKEHLMEVHLEDVKNFCRRHQDCPPPDVVVIDPPRCGMQNKVLKYLLRISPKKIIYISCNPKIQFKECCSLLSAGYRIKKVQPLDQFPHSPHLENIILLERKEDL from the coding sequence ATGCCTACAGTAATGAACTGTAAACATCTAGGCATTTGCGGAGGATGTTCCTCACCCCAGTCTGCCTACGCCGATTCTTTAAAAGCTAAAGAACACATCTTACATGAGCTCTTTTCTCCAATTTTCCCCTCTTCAGATATTCTTCCTGTGATTCCTTGTGATCCGCTCTTACGGGGAAGAAATAAAATGGAGTTCTCTTTTTTCCAAACCAAAGAAGGAGAGAAAAGTCTTGGATTTATCACGCCTACAAAGCCTAAACAGGGTGTTCCAATTACAGACTGTCTCATGATTCATGAACATGCTATGGATATTCTAAATCTCACACGCACTTGGTGGGAAGATCATCCTGAACTTACAGCCTATTACCCGCCTTTCAATAAAGGTTCTCTTTGCACCTTAACTGTACGTATTGGCAGTCCTGAACGGACGCTCATGGTCATTCTAACTACGTCCGCAAGGGAAGAATATGCTGTCGACAAAGAGATTATTGAAGAGTGGATGAATTCGCTTATTCACTCTGCTCTCCCCATAGTCTCTATTGTGTGGGAAGAAAAGGTCAGCGCAATAAATTCCCCAACCCATTTCCGATCCCACCTACTTTATGGGGAACCATTTATTAAGCAGACATTAACTTTACCTAAGGATGGAAATTCAGGGGTATTTCATGTACGACCTAGGAGTTTCTTCCAACCCCAGAGTCTTCAAGGAGCAAAAATTATAGAAATTGCCAAAGAGTTTATGGACCCTCAGGGATGCGAAACACTACTTGATCTCTATTGTGGAGCCGGAACTATAGGTATTATGCTCTCTACTTATGTAAAAAAGGTCATAGGAGTGGAAATTGTTCCCGATGCTGTAGAGTCTGCAAAAGAAAATATCTTAATAAATAAAAAAGAACATCTCATGGAAGTACATCTAGAAGATGTAAAAAACTTTTGTAGACGACATCAAGACTGTCCTCCTCCCGATGTTGTTGTTATTGATCCTCCCCGTTGTGGAATGCAAAACAAAGTTCTTAAATATCTCCTGAGAATTTCCCCAAAAAAAATTATTTATATTTCGTGCAATCCAAAAATACAATTTAAAGAATGTTGTAGTTTACTTTCTGCGGGTTACCGCATAAAAAAAGTACAACCTTTAGATCAATTTCCTCATTCTCCGCACTTAGAAAATATTATTTTGTTAGAAAGAAAAGAGGACCTCTAG
- a CDS encoding protoporphyrinogen oxidase, with the protein MKKAIVIGAGISGLSTAWWLHRKFPSIELIIIDKAHRPGGLIYTDLQEDFHLDLGPKGFLVQGEGEYTLKLIHDLGLSDFLIASDKTAKKRFIRYKGKTRKVSPWTLIKEGLPFAIIKDLFASRYTKDNSVYDFLQRHSTTNLIHNVLNPIVTAIRAGRSDVLSAHMAFPTLSQYEATTGSILRGYLKDSSKKKIKNAPYLASLRPNLGILIDTLVKKLPATWKFSSSVTKIDCFPSEVVVSTMQDTFSGDLAIYTGPVSLLPSLIDVPGIQHLAKKTLYWNLSCATLGWDKDNPSIPKGYGMLLSDEPPLLGIVYNSRVFPEHFPGKTVLSLLLENRWHEEEAYAFSLAAISEYLGISKKPDVFSLFSPEEGLPQHCVGFLEMKNRILPSIPHNLKIVGQNFAGPGLNRCVASAYQTIATI; encoded by the coding sequence ATGAAAAAAGCCATTGTCATAGGAGCAGGGATTTCAGGATTATCCACAGCATGGTGGTTACATAGAAAGTTCCCTAGTATCGAACTTATAATCATAGATAAAGCACACCGTCCTGGGGGGCTTATCTATACAGATCTACAAGAAGATTTTCACTTAGATCTCGGTCCCAAAGGTTTTTTAGTGCAGGGTGAGGGAGAGTATACTCTGAAATTGATTCATGATCTAGGATTGAGCGATTTCCTCATAGCTAGTGATAAAACAGCAAAAAAGCGTTTTATACGTTACAAGGGAAAAACCCGCAAAGTCTCCCCATGGACTCTAATAAAAGAAGGCTTGCCCTTTGCAATTATCAAAGATCTCTTTGCCTCTCGATATACGAAAGATAATTCAGTGTATGATTTTCTACAGCGTCATAGCACCACAAATCTTATTCACAACGTGTTAAATCCTATTGTTACGGCCATTCGTGCAGGACGTAGCGATGTACTTTCTGCACATATGGCTTTCCCTACCCTTTCTCAATATGAAGCTACAACAGGATCGATACTACGTGGTTACCTAAAAGATTCTTCGAAGAAAAAAATTAAAAATGCCCCTTATCTTGCTTCGCTGCGTCCAAACTTGGGGATTCTTATTGATACTCTAGTAAAAAAACTTCCAGCAACATGGAAGTTTTCCTCCTCTGTTACAAAGATAGACTGTTTCCCTTCTGAGGTTGTGGTATCAACCATGCAAGACACATTCTCTGGGGACTTAGCCATATACACGGGCCCCGTATCTCTACTTCCCTCTCTCATTGATGTTCCTGGAATACAACACCTAGCGAAGAAAACCTTGTATTGGAATCTTTCCTGCGCAACCTTAGGATGGGATAAAGATAATCCTTCCATTCCTAAAGGTTATGGGATGTTATTGTCTGATGAGCCTCCTTTACTTGGTATTGTCTATAACTCCCGAGTCTTCCCCGAGCATTTTCCTGGGAAAACAGTCTTATCGTTATTATTAGAAAATCGTTGGCATGAAGAAGAGGCCTACGCTTTTTCTTTAGCCGCTATTTCTGAATATCTAGGAATTTCTAAAAAGCCCGATGTGTTTTCATTATTTTCCCCAGAAGAAGGTCTACCTCAACATTGCGTAGGGTTCTTAGAAATGAAAAATCGGATACTCCCTTCGATTCCGCATAATCTAAAAATCGTTGGTCAAAACTTTGCTGGTCCAGGATTAAATAGATGTGTAGCCTCAGCCTACCAAACTATCGCCACTATCTAA